A region from the Papio anubis isolate 15944 chromosome 6, Panubis1.0, whole genome shotgun sequence genome encodes:
- the LOC103883612 gene encoding HLA class II histocompatibility antigen, DM alpha chain isoform X2, which yields MGHEQNQGAALLQMLPLLWLLPHSWAVPEAPTPVWRDDLQNHTFLHTVYCQDGSPSMGLSEAYDEDQLFFFDFSQNTRVPRLPEFADWAQEQGDAPAILFDKAFCEMMIQQIGPQLDGKIPVSRGFPIAEVFTLKPLEFGKPNTLVCFVSNLFPPMLTVNWQHHSVPVEGSGPTFVSAVDGLSFQAFSYLNITPESSDIFSCIVTHEIDRYTAIAYWVPQNALPSDLLEDVLCGVAFGLGVLGIIVGIVLIIYFRKPCSGD from the exons CGCTGCTACAGATGCTACCACTTCTGTGGCTGCTACCCCACTCCTGGGCCGTCCCGGAAG CTCCTACTCCAGTGTGGCGAGATGACCTGCAAAACCACACGTTCCTGCACACAGTGTACTGCCAGGATGGGAGTCCCAGTATGGGACTCTCTGAGGCCTACGACGAGGACCAGCTTTTCTTCTTCGACTTTTCCCAGAACACTCGAGTGCCTCGCCTGCCTGAATTTGCTGATTGGGCTCAGGAACAGGGAGATGCTCCTGCCATTTTATTTGACAAAGCATTCTGCGAGATGATGATCCAGCAAATAGGGCCACAACTTGATGGGAAAATCCCGGTgtccagag GGTTTCCTATCGCTGAGGTGTTCACGCTGAAGCCCCTGGAGTTTGGCAAACCCAACACGTTGGTCTGTTTTGTCAGTAATCTCTTCCCACCCATGCTGACAGTGAACTGGCAGCATCATTCCGTCCCTGTGGAAGGATCTGGGCCTACTTTTGTCTCAGCTGTCGATGGACTCAGCTTCCAGGCCTTTTCTTACTTAAACATCACACCGGAATCTTCTGACATTTTCTCCTGCATTGTGACTCACGAAATTGACCGCTACACAGCGATTGCCTATTGGG TGCCCCAGAACGCACTACCCTCAGATCTGCTGGAGGATGTGCTGTGTGGCGTGGCCTTTGGTCTAGGTGTGCTGGGCATCATCGTGGGCATTGTTCTCATCATCTACTTCCGGAAGCCTTGCTCAGGTG ACTGA
- the LOC103883612 gene encoding HLA class II histocompatibility antigen, DM alpha chain isoform X4: MGHEQNQGAALLQMLPLLWLLPHSWAVPEAPTPVWRDDLQNHTFLHTVYCQDGSPSMGLSEAYDEDQLFFFDFSQNTRVPRLPEFADWAQEQGDAPAILFDKAFCEMMIQQIGPQLDGKIPVSRVNWQHHSVPVEGSGPTFVSAVDGLSFQAFSYLNITPESSDIFSCIVTHEIDRYTAIAYWVPQNALPSDLLEDVLCGVAFGLGVLGIIVGIVLIIYFRKPCSGD, encoded by the exons CGCTGCTACAGATGCTACCACTTCTGTGGCTGCTACCCCACTCCTGGGCCGTCCCGGAAG CTCCTACTCCAGTGTGGCGAGATGACCTGCAAAACCACACGTTCCTGCACACAGTGTACTGCCAGGATGGGAGTCCCAGTATGGGACTCTCTGAGGCCTACGACGAGGACCAGCTTTTCTTCTTCGACTTTTCCCAGAACACTCGAGTGCCTCGCCTGCCTGAATTTGCTGATTGGGCTCAGGAACAGGGAGATGCTCCTGCCATTTTATTTGACAAAGCATTCTGCGAGATGATGATCCAGCAAATAGGGCCACAACTTGATGGGAAAATCCCGGTgtccagag TGAACTGGCAGCATCATTCCGTCCCTGTGGAAGGATCTGGGCCTACTTTTGTCTCAGCTGTCGATGGACTCAGCTTCCAGGCCTTTTCTTACTTAAACATCACACCGGAATCTTCTGACATTTTCTCCTGCATTGTGACTCACGAAATTGACCGCTACACAGCGATTGCCTATTGGG TGCCCCAGAACGCACTACCCTCAGATCTGCTGGAGGATGTGCTGTGTGGCGTGGCCTTTGGTCTAGGTGTGCTGGGCATCATCGTGGGCATTGTTCTCATCATCTACTTCCGGAAGCCTTGCTCAGGTG ACTGA
- the LOC103883612 gene encoding HLA class II histocompatibility antigen, DM alpha chain isoform X3 gives MGHEQNQGAALLQMLPLLWLLPHSWAVPEAPTPVWRDDLQNHTFLHTVYCQDGSPSMGLSEAYDEDQLFFFDFSQNTRVPRLPEFADWAQEQGDAPAILFDKAFCEMMIQQIGPQLDGKIPVSRVNWQHHSVPVEGSGPTFVSAVDGLSFQAFSYLNITPESSDIFSCIVTHEIDRYTAIAYWVPQNALPSDLLEDVLCGVAFGLGVLGIIVGIVLIIYFRKPCSGATPSSS, from the exons CGCTGCTACAGATGCTACCACTTCTGTGGCTGCTACCCCACTCCTGGGCCGTCCCGGAAG CTCCTACTCCAGTGTGGCGAGATGACCTGCAAAACCACACGTTCCTGCACACAGTGTACTGCCAGGATGGGAGTCCCAGTATGGGACTCTCTGAGGCCTACGACGAGGACCAGCTTTTCTTCTTCGACTTTTCCCAGAACACTCGAGTGCCTCGCCTGCCTGAATTTGCTGATTGGGCTCAGGAACAGGGAGATGCTCCTGCCATTTTATTTGACAAAGCATTCTGCGAGATGATGATCCAGCAAATAGGGCCACAACTTGATGGGAAAATCCCGGTgtccagag TGAACTGGCAGCATCATTCCGTCCCTGTGGAAGGATCTGGGCCTACTTTTGTCTCAGCTGTCGATGGACTCAGCTTCCAGGCCTTTTCTTACTTAAACATCACACCGGAATCTTCTGACATTTTCTCCTGCATTGTGACTCACGAAATTGACCGCTACACAGCGATTGCCTATTGGG TGCCCCAGAACGCACTACCCTCAGATCTGCTGGAGGATGTGCTGTGTGGCGTGGCCTTTGGTCTAGGTGTGCTGGGCATCATCGTGGGCATTGTTCTCATCATCTACTTCCGGAAGCCTTGCTCAGGTG
- the LOC103883612 gene encoding HLA class II histocompatibility antigen, DM alpha chain isoform X1, whose protein sequence is MGHEQNQGAALLQMLPLLWLLPHSWAVPEAPTPVWRDDLQNHTFLHTVYCQDGSPSMGLSEAYDEDQLFFFDFSQNTRVPRLPEFADWAQEQGDAPAILFDKAFCEMMIQQIGPQLDGKIPVSRGFPIAEVFTLKPLEFGKPNTLVCFVSNLFPPMLTVNWQHHSVPVEGSGPTFVSAVDGLSFQAFSYLNITPESSDIFSCIVTHEIDRYTAIAYWVPQNALPSDLLEDVLCGVAFGLGVLGIIVGIVLIIYFRKPCSGATPSSS, encoded by the exons CGCTGCTACAGATGCTACCACTTCTGTGGCTGCTACCCCACTCCTGGGCCGTCCCGGAAG CTCCTACTCCAGTGTGGCGAGATGACCTGCAAAACCACACGTTCCTGCACACAGTGTACTGCCAGGATGGGAGTCCCAGTATGGGACTCTCTGAGGCCTACGACGAGGACCAGCTTTTCTTCTTCGACTTTTCCCAGAACACTCGAGTGCCTCGCCTGCCTGAATTTGCTGATTGGGCTCAGGAACAGGGAGATGCTCCTGCCATTTTATTTGACAAAGCATTCTGCGAGATGATGATCCAGCAAATAGGGCCACAACTTGATGGGAAAATCCCGGTgtccagag GGTTTCCTATCGCTGAGGTGTTCACGCTGAAGCCCCTGGAGTTTGGCAAACCCAACACGTTGGTCTGTTTTGTCAGTAATCTCTTCCCACCCATGCTGACAGTGAACTGGCAGCATCATTCCGTCCCTGTGGAAGGATCTGGGCCTACTTTTGTCTCAGCTGTCGATGGACTCAGCTTCCAGGCCTTTTCTTACTTAAACATCACACCGGAATCTTCTGACATTTTCTCCTGCATTGTGACTCACGAAATTGACCGCTACACAGCGATTGCCTATTGGG TGCCCCAGAACGCACTACCCTCAGATCTGCTGGAGGATGTGCTGTGTGGCGTGGCCTTTGGTCTAGGTGTGCTGGGCATCATCGTGGGCATTGTTCTCATCATCTACTTCCGGAAGCCTTGCTCAGGTG